A single region of the Halorussus salinus genome encodes:
- a CDS encoding DUF4397 domain-containing protein — protein MAACSMWGNQTTVTRRLATLGVALLVMTSFAGIGIAAIGANNAQDEDAQVRVAHLSPDAPAVDVLVDGQAALEGVEFGAVSDYLALSAGEHTVTIQTSENETVVFEGNVSVEAGEMYTVAAIGEVTEETFEPVVYEDDFEMPSDENATVRLIHASPDAPAVDVTVAGTDTVLYDNVSFGNASDYVEVPAGDYELEIRGATEENDGEVVTTVNVSVEGGTAYSAIAAGYLSPDDEPADTPFEVLLATDSSGEMMGTETEMDGTETEMMGNETTTEEM, from the coding sequence ATGGCCGCGTGCAGCATGTGGGGGAACCAAACAACTGTCACACGACGGCTGGCGACGCTCGGCGTCGCGCTGTTGGTGATGACGAGTTTCGCAGGTATCGGAATCGCAGCAATCGGAGCAAACAACGCCCAAGACGAGGACGCGCAGGTCAGAGTCGCGCACCTCTCGCCGGACGCGCCCGCGGTGGACGTGCTGGTAGACGGGCAAGCGGCGCTCGAAGGCGTCGAGTTCGGAGCCGTCAGCGACTACCTCGCCCTCTCGGCGGGCGAACACACGGTAACGATTCAAACGTCCGAGAACGAGACGGTCGTCTTCGAGGGCAACGTCTCGGTCGAAGCCGGTGAGATGTACACCGTCGCGGCCATCGGCGAAGTGACCGAGGAGACCTTCGAACCGGTCGTCTACGAAGACGACTTCGAAATGCCCAGCGACGAGAACGCCACGGTCCGACTCATCCACGCCTCGCCCGACGCGCCCGCGGTGGACGTGACTGTCGCTGGCACCGACACGGTGCTGTACGACAACGTCTCGTTCGGTAACGCGAGCGACTACGTGGAGGTCCCGGCTGGCGACTACGAACTCGAAATCCGAGGAGCGACCGAGGAGAACGACGGCGAGGTCGTGACCACGGTCAACGTCTCCGTCGAGGGCGGCACGGCGTACTCGGCCATCGCGGCTGGCTACCTCTCGCCCGACGACGAACCGGCCGACACGCCCTTCGAGGTGCTTCTGGCCACCGATTCGAGCGGCGAGATGATGGGGACCGAAACCGAGATGGACGGAACCGAGACCGAGATGATGGGCAACGAGACGACCACCGAGGAGATGTAA
- a CDS encoding DUF4397 domain-containing protein, whose protein sequence is MWGNVPNETRRVATVGVALLVLTSFAGVGIATSGASDSGAAQVRVAHLSPDAPAVDVLVDGDAVLEGVEFGTVSEYLEVPAGERTVTIQTAENDTVVFEGAVSVEAGTMYTVAAIGEVTEETFEPAVYVDDYETPSDENATVRLIHASPDAPAVDVTVGDGETVLYDNVSFGNASDYLTVPAGDYELEIRPATEENDGEVVTTVNVSLEGGTAYSAIAAGYLSPDDEPADTPFEVLLATDSGSESMNMTAPEAVG, encoded by the coding sequence ATGTGGGGGAACGTACCAAACGAAACGCGACGGGTGGCGACGGTCGGCGTCGCCCTGCTGGTGCTGACGAGTTTCGCAGGGGTAGGGATAGCAACGAGCGGCGCGAGCGACTCCGGTGCCGCGCAGGTCCGGGTCGCGCACCTGTCACCGGACGCGCCCGCGGTGGACGTACTCGTAGACGGCGACGCGGTCCTCGAAGGCGTCGAGTTCGGCACCGTCAGCGAGTACTTGGAGGTGCCCGCGGGCGAGCGCACGGTGACGATACAGACCGCCGAGAACGACACCGTGGTCTTCGAGGGCGCGGTCTCGGTCGAGGCCGGGACGATGTACACCGTCGCGGCCATCGGCGAAGTGACCGAGGAGACCTTCGAACCGGCCGTCTACGTGGACGACTACGAGACGCCGAGCGACGAGAACGCCACGGTCCGACTCATCCACGCCTCGCCCGACGCGCCTGCGGTGGACGTGACGGTCGGGGACGGCGAGACGGTGCTGTACGACAACGTCTCGTTCGGTAACGCCAGCGACTACCTGACCGTCCCGGCGGGCGACTACGAACTGGAGATTCGACCCGCGACCGAGGAGAACGATGGCGAGGTCGTGACCACGGTCAACGTCTCGCTCGAAGGTGGCACGGCCTACTCGGCCATCGCGGCCGGGTATCTCTCGCCCGACGACGAACCGGCCGACACGCCCTTCGAGGTCCTGTTGGCCACCGACTCGGGGTCCGAGAGCATGAACATGACCGCGCCCGAAGCGGTCGGGTAG
- a CDS encoding DUF7551 domain-containing protein, with protein sequence MVGGTLRDLRERIADRHDDDGRFYVSCARTGERPVPVAGKRFPTRETAARAAELATEYRAQLRRYDPRLAHYDLVVSEEPGASGPVDPVPVADETSDAASASDFCHDVAAAVFEALSDLGEEEVERAVLEAYLHSAESVTDPDELCLVLLSTAASELDARLAPDRQGEVLRVAADLLGASDERETPRDEDPVAATLARLDDLSLVGDYAVVRNDAAEESAAVGGTDAEETGGSWTVTVEEYAFDSVDGRVPTLPFAVELLGRLPDERIAVSDLRATGEADWTFVVSADAASARAVSLAAPEDR encoded by the coding sequence ATGGTCGGCGGAACGCTACGGGACCTGCGAGAACGCATCGCGGACCGACACGACGACGACGGACGGTTTTACGTGAGCTGTGCCCGGACCGGCGAGCGACCGGTCCCGGTCGCGGGTAAACGATTCCCCACGCGCGAGACCGCGGCTCGGGCCGCCGAACTCGCCACTGAGTACCGCGCTCAACTCCGGCGCTACGACCCGCGACTCGCTCACTACGACCTCGTAGTCTCGGAGGAACCCGGCGCGTCGGGACCGGTGGACCCGGTTCCGGTCGCCGACGAGACGAGCGACGCCGCCTCGGCGTCGGACTTCTGTCACGACGTGGCGGCCGCGGTGTTCGAGGCGCTCTCGGACCTCGGCGAGGAGGAAGTCGAACGCGCCGTCTTGGAGGCGTATCTCCACTCCGCCGAGTCGGTGACCGACCCCGACGAACTCTGTCTCGTCTTGCTCTCGACGGCCGCGAGCGAACTCGACGCCCGACTTGCCCCCGACCGGCAGGGCGAGGTCCTGCGGGTCGCCGCGGACCTCCTCGGCGCGAGCGACGAGCGGGAGACACCGCGGGACGAAGACCCCGTGGCCGCGACGCTCGCGCGTCTCGACGACCTCTCGCTGGTCGGCGACTACGCTGTCGTCCGGAACGACGCGGCCGAGGAGAGCGCCGCGGTCGGCGGCACCGACGCCGAGGAGACCGGCGGGTCGTGGACGGTCACCGTCGAGGAGTACGCCTTCGACAGCGTGGACGGCCGGGTGCCGACCCTGCCGTTCGCGGTCGAACTCCTCGGGCGACTGCCCGACGAGCGAATCGCGGTCTCGGACCTCCGGGCGACCGGCGAAGCGGACTGGACGTTCGTCGTCTCAGCGGACGCCGCGAGCGCGCGGGCGGTCAGCCTCGCCGCGCCGGAGGACCGCTGA
- a CDS encoding substrate-binding domain-containing protein yields the protein MSSRRELLRRGAGALAVGSAASVGALAALSNADGDAEEGRDSPPKENADRSDDRAGASAGRPNALVAGSLHRIANAVGDASVEAHGSVACRRLLEDGLRDPDAVALADPALFAGLAERVTCFATNALVVAVREELADRYDDWRALVADRDLALGRTDPDRDPLGYRTVMALELADGIDADALADRIDVFPETGLLRTLEAGGIDAAFAYRNMAVEHDLPYLSLPDGIDFSNPELADEYAEETLELADRTVRGAPIRYAATGRTPRGREWVRALGAARETLRDAGFGVPEAYPREREVSQF from the coding sequence ATGTCGAGTCGGCGCGAACTCCTCCGGCGCGGCGCGGGCGCGCTCGCGGTCGGGAGCGCCGCGAGCGTAGGGGCGCTCGCGGCCCTCTCGAACGCCGACGGCGACGCCGAGGAGGGACGGGACTCCCCGCCAAAGGAGAACGCCGACCGGAGCGACGACCGGGCGGGCGCGTCGGCGGGCAGGCCGAACGCGCTGGTCGCCGGAAGCCTCCACCGAATCGCCAACGCCGTCGGCGACGCCAGCGTCGAGGCCCACGGGAGCGTCGCCTGCCGTCGCCTCCTCGAAGACGGCCTGCGGGACCCCGACGCGGTGGCGCTGGCCGACCCTGCCCTCTTCGCCGGTCTCGCCGAGCGCGTGACCTGCTTCGCCACGAACGCGCTGGTCGTCGCCGTCCGCGAGGAGCTAGCCGACCGGTACGACGACTGGCGGGCACTCGTCGCCGACCGCGACCTCGCGCTGGGCCGGACCGACCCCGACCGCGACCCGTTGGGCTACCGGACGGTGATGGCGCTCGAACTCGCCGACGGCATCGACGCCGACGCGCTCGCGGACCGAATCGACGTGTTCCCCGAGACCGGTCTCCTCCGGACCCTCGAAGCGGGCGGCATCGACGCCGCGTTCGCCTACCGGAACATGGCGGTCGAACACGACCTGCCGTATCTCAGCCTCCCCGACGGAATCGACTTCTCGAACCCCGAACTCGCCGACGAGTACGCCGAGGAGACCCTCGAACTCGCCGACCGGACGGTCCGCGGAGCGCCGATTCGGTACGCCGCGACCGGTCGCACGCCGCGCGGACGCGAGTGGGTCCGCGCGCTCGGGGCCGCACGCGAGACCCTGCGCGACGCCGGGTTCGGCGTACCGGAGGCGTACCCGCGGGAGCGCGAGGTATCGCAGTTCTGA
- a CDS encoding FKBP-type peptidyl-prolyl cis-trans isomerase translates to MAKEGDIAVVHYTGRIADGEETGEVFDTTDVDVAMETGIYHGHRDYKPLEFRVGERKVVAGLDDAVREMAVGDERTVTVEPERAFGERDEEKVVQFPRADLEDRSDVTAEPGELVRSETGETGWITEVGDETVTVDFNHELAGLPVEFDVKVLNRYDDG, encoded by the coding sequence ATGGCGAAGGAGGGGGACATCGCAGTCGTACACTACACGGGGCGCATCGCGGACGGCGAGGAGACCGGAGAAGTCTTCGACACGACGGACGTGGACGTGGCGATGGAGACCGGCATCTACCACGGCCACCGCGACTACAAGCCGCTGGAGTTCCGCGTCGGCGAGCGGAAGGTCGTGGCCGGGTTGGACGACGCGGTTCGGGAGATGGCGGTCGGCGACGAACGCACCGTCACGGTCGAACCCGAGCGCGCGTTCGGCGAGCGCGACGAGGAGAAGGTCGTCCAGTTCCCGCGGGCCGACCTCGAAGACCGGAGCGACGTGACCGCCGAACCCGGCGAACTCGTCCGGTCGGAGACCGGCGAGACCGGTTGGATAACCGAGGTCGGCGACGAGACGGTCACGGTGGACTTCAACCACGAACTCGCGGGGTTACCCGTCGAGTTCGACGTGAAAGTGCTGAATCGCTACGACGACGGGTGA
- a CDS encoding sulfite oxidase: MASGTLAGVGVLAGNVGGQETTTESGQQGGQGTTTQGGGQGGQQEPPLAEQYPGLRIISADPQNAEAQSRSTYESFITPREEHYIRNHYATPEIDEDEWTVSLTGMVDEEVELSMDEIKREYSTETVTHTMQCSGNGRAYFDPQVGGNPWTFGAVGNTVWTGTPISEILEEYGANTDRNMWLSVMGGEAPEGEDIFTRSIPMRKVMADCLLAYEMNGAPMNDDHGFPVRLLVPGWFGNNNVKWVDRMHVMDQMVFGDEWEEGDQQLYTHWQQYSYRIIPAGEEANTRPRIGVFDTQRQMDSRGIDQPFIYDQIVKSLIGYPTLDSTVSPGPDGQIEVLGVAWAGDDRVQRVEISTDGGETWNEAEFFGPRQGPYSWRQFRYVWDASPGEYTLYSRATDGKGRTQPATISNPDQGLRQIRDDMFPWNVDGYANTAYEPHGVNVTVQSDGGQTTEGGGGQTTTEGEETTTEGMQTTTSS, from the coding sequence ATGGCTTCGGGGACGCTCGCGGGCGTCGGCGTCCTCGCGGGGAACGTCGGTGGACAGGAGACGACCACGGAAAGCGGACAGCAGGGCGGTCAAGGGACCACGACGCAGGGCGGCGGACAGGGCGGCCAGCAGGAACCGCCGCTGGCCGAGCAGTACCCCGGCCTGCGCATCATCTCCGCGGACCCGCAGAACGCCGAGGCCCAGTCGCGAAGCACCTACGAGAGTTTCATCACGCCGCGCGAAGAACACTACATCCGGAACCACTACGCGACGCCGGAGATAGACGAAGACGAGTGGACCGTCTCGCTGACCGGGATGGTAGACGAGGAGGTCGAACTCTCGATGGACGAGATAAAGCGGGAGTACTCCACCGAGACCGTCACCCACACCATGCAGTGTTCGGGCAACGGCCGGGCGTACTTCGACCCGCAGGTCGGGGGCAACCCGTGGACGTTCGGCGCGGTCGGGAACACGGTCTGGACCGGCACGCCCATCAGCGAGATTTTAGAGGAGTACGGCGCGAACACCGACCGGAACATGTGGCTCTCCGTGATGGGCGGCGAGGCCCCGGAGGGCGAGGACATCTTCACGCGCTCGATTCCGATGCGGAAGGTGATGGCCGACTGCCTGCTGGCCTACGAGATGAACGGCGCGCCGATGAACGACGACCACGGCTTTCCGGTGCGACTGCTGGTGCCCGGTTGGTTCGGCAACAACAACGTCAAGTGGGTAGACCGGATGCACGTCATGGACCAGATGGTGTTCGGCGACGAGTGGGAGGAGGGCGACCAGCAACTCTACACCCACTGGCAACAGTACTCCTACCGCATCATCCCGGCGGGCGAGGAGGCCAACACTCGCCCCCGAATCGGCGTCTTCGACACCCAGCGCCAGATGGACTCGCGGGGCATCGACCAGCCGTTCATCTACGACCAGATAGTCAAGTCGCTCATCGGCTACCCGACGCTGGACTCGACGGTCTCGCCCGGCCCGGACGGCCAGATAGAGGTCCTCGGCGTGGCGTGGGCGGGCGACGACCGAGTTCAGCGCGTCGAGATATCGACCGACGGCGGCGAGACGTGGAACGAGGCGGAGTTCTTCGGCCCGCGGCAGGGACCGTACTCGTGGCGGCAGTTCCGGTACGTCTGGGACGCCAGCCCCGGCGAGTACACCCTCTACTCGCGGGCGACCGACGGGAAGGGCCGGACTCAACCGGCGACCATCTCGAACCCGGACCAAGGCCTGCGCCAGATTCGGGACGACATGTTCCCGTGGAACGTAGACGGCTACGCCAACACCGCCTACGAACCCCACGGCGTGAACGTCACGGTCCAGTCCGACGGCGGTCAGACGACCGAGGGAGGCGGCGGGCAGACGACGACCGAGGGCGAAGAGACGACCACCGAAGGGATGCAGACGACGACTTCCTCGTAA
- a CDS encoding cupredoxin domain-containing protein, with amino-acid sequence MGGDSSESDGDESTGRDEPTSATDRRSVLRALGGVAALSAAPRAASVGAAAQADRTTVLLGARRDYWLGLQPRAIEGQQNPTLRLRQGDRYRVVWVNLDGARHRLRLLDGGGNVVNRTEESAQQGATRATRFRAREELASYECEFHPDEMRAAVELGEGFPTTTEAETTAADTTEATTEGEETAAETTTGDGNASGDGSASGDVAEVAVGPSGNYFRFVPERVEIPVGGTVRWNFESAGHNVSARPEAARQVSIPEGAEPFASYPEGESYRVVAEGETYEHVFSVPGEYVYVCVPHTGEGMIGTVVVTE; translated from the coding sequence ATGGGGGGAGACAGCAGTGAGAGCGACGGAGACGAATCGACCGGCCGCGACGAGCCGACGAGTGCGACCGACAGGCGGAGCGTCCTGCGCGCGCTCGGCGGAGTCGCCGCGCTGTCGGCCGCGCCGCGCGCCGCGAGCGTGGGGGCGGCGGCGCAGGCCGACCGAACGACGGTTCTCCTCGGGGCGCGACGCGACTACTGGCTCGGCCTCCAGCCGCGAGCGATAGAGGGCCAGCAGAACCCGACGCTCCGGTTGCGGCAGGGCGACCGCTACCGCGTCGTCTGGGTGAACCTCGACGGAGCGCGACACAGACTGAGGCTCCTCGACGGCGGCGGCAACGTCGTCAACCGGACCGAGGAGTCCGCCCAGCAGGGCGCGACGCGGGCGACCCGGTTCCGGGCGCGCGAGGAGTTGGCCAGTTACGAGTGTGAGTTCCACCCCGACGAGATGCGGGCCGCAGTCGAGTTGGGCGAGGGGTTCCCGACGACGACCGAGGCGGAAACGACGGCGGCCGACACCACCGAAGCGACGACCGAGGGCGAGGAGACCGCCGCCGAGACCACGACAGGCGACGGGAACGCGTCCGGCGACGGGAGCGCATCGGGCGACGTGGCGGAGGTCGCGGTCGGGCCGTCGGGCAACTACTTTCGGTTCGTGCCCGAGCGCGTCGAGATTCCGGTCGGGGGAACCGTCCGCTGGAACTTCGAGAGCGCCGGACACAACGTCTCGGCGCGGCCCGAGGCCGCCCGACAGGTGTCCATCCCCGAGGGCGCAGAGCCGTTCGCGTCCTACCCCGAGGGCGAGTCCTACCGCGTCGTCGCCGAGGGCGAGACCTACGAACACGTCTTCTCGGTGCCCGGCGAGTACGTCTACGTCTGCGTCCCGCACACCGGCGAGGGGATGATAGGCACCGTCGTCGTGACCGAATAG
- a CDS encoding YbhB/YbcL family Raf kinase inhibitor-like protein, with protein sequence MRRRTLLRSAAAAATIGGTGAMAASGSRDGQETTTEAQETTTEGEGTATEETGTTAEDGAFALSTDAWENGATIPTQYTCEGENSSPPLSISNPPDETEAFALIMDDPDAPNPPFVHWLLWNVPADTREIPANLPASETLSDLGGAVQGANGTGELGYVGPCPPEGDPRHTYLFSLYALEAPLELDPGAGYQQVVDAVMRNAVARSRYVGQYARSAATTTQ encoded by the coding sequence ATGCGCAGACGCACGCTACTGCGCTCGGCCGCGGCGGCCGCGACGATTGGGGGGACCGGAGCGATGGCCGCGAGTGGGAGCCGCGACGGGCAGGAGACCACGACGGAGGCACAGGAGACGACGACCGAGGGGGAAGGGACCGCGACCGAGGAGACCGGGACGACCGCCGAGGACGGAGCGTTCGCGCTCTCGACCGACGCGTGGGAGAACGGGGCGACGATTCCGACCCAGTACACCTGCGAGGGCGAGAACAGTTCACCGCCCCTCTCCATCTCGAATCCGCCCGACGAGACCGAGGCGTTCGCGCTGATTATGGACGACCCGGACGCGCCGAACCCGCCGTTCGTCCACTGGTTGCTCTGGAACGTCCCAGCCGACACCCGAGAGATTCCCGCGAATCTCCCGGCGAGCGAGACGCTTTCGGACCTCGGCGGCGCGGTGCAGGGCGCGAACGGCACCGGGGAACTGGGCTACGTCGGCCCGTGTCCGCCGGAGGGCGACCCGCGACACACCTACCTGTTCAGCCTCTACGCGCTCGAAGCGCCGCTGGAGTTAGACCCCGGCGCGGGGTACCAGCAGGTCGTCGATGCGGTGATGCGCAACGCCGTCGCGCGCTCCCGGTACGTCGGTCAGTACGCTCGGAGCGCCGCCACGACGACCCAGTAA
- a CDS encoding ABC transporter substrate-binding protein: MTPTQSPDTHLRDDSSGGRSRRAFLATAGSAAVGVGLAGCSGSAPRAESSSADRTFQMVGSSIRTLDPAAATDNESATVVSQLFDGLVHYPKGDPDPELLLADDHRVSEDGTVHTFELDPEATFSDGRSVTAADVVYSFERIAASENSTSASDLLDVLGVEHGTRTVETDDGTAEEYAPGTLGVEAVDDRTVEILLSEPFHAALGVLAYPSFAVVPEGVVGDVPGYDGEMSQDEFATENPIGAGPFTFETWEKDVEYAVSARDDYRGDGPYVDGIRWQVTSDPSASYIYAINENADAFWVPSGKFDRSLVTIESTDEQGRKVGTYGPLPENGKTVQYHQVPLTWTYYLGFNTEQVEKPVRQAIAYVLNQQTQVEKVHEGRGSRAAHLTPPGLYPGGNAAYRDHAERYPYGLTETRFEAAKAVLADAGYGPDNPASVRLTVYEVAAWKETATLLRDKLARVGIDLTVEQSPFSAIAERGRNGQLDAFSYGWTMDYPSPDSFLKILYPPSSDTYFFRWGDTPAAERATAAWERVLDHPSASERDRQARVEAYREMETANWEDVVALPLHHPVGEGFYYDWVDVPKTGAAGFSKHKYNHVEVGERE; this comes from the coding sequence ATGACACCGACACAGTCCCCCGACACGCACCTCCGCGACGATTCGTCCGGCGGCCGGTCGCGTCGCGCGTTCTTGGCTACCGCCGGGAGCGCCGCGGTCGGCGTCGGTCTGGCCGGTTGTAGCGGTAGCGCACCGAGAGCCGAATCGTCGTCGGCCGACCGGACGTTCCAGATGGTCGGCAGTTCGATTCGAACGCTCGACCCCGCGGCCGCCACCGACAACGAATCGGCCACCGTCGTCTCGCAACTGTTCGACGGGTTGGTCCACTACCCGAAGGGCGACCCCGACCCCGAACTTCTGCTGGCCGACGACCACCGGGTCTCCGAGGACGGCACCGTCCACACCTTCGAGTTGGACCCTGAGGCGACGTTCTCGGACGGCCGGTCGGTGACGGCGGCCGACGTGGTGTACTCCTTCGAGCGCATCGCGGCCTCGGAGAACTCGACCTCGGCGAGCGACCTCCTCGACGTGCTGGGCGTCGAACACGGGACTCGGACCGTCGAGACCGACGACGGCACGGCCGAGGAGTACGCTCCCGGCACGCTCGGCGTCGAGGCCGTGGACGACCGAACCGTCGAGATTCTCCTCTCCGAGCCGTTCCACGCGGCGTTAGGCGTGCTGGCCTACCCCTCCTTCGCGGTCGTCCCGGAGGGCGTCGTCGGCGACGTGCCGGGCTACGACGGCGAGATGAGTCAAGACGAGTTCGCCACCGAGAACCCCATCGGCGCGGGACCGTTCACCTTCGAGACGTGGGAGAAGGACGTAGAGTACGCGGTTTCGGCGCGCGACGACTACCGCGGCGACGGGCCGTACGTGGACGGCATCCGCTGGCAAGTCACGAGCGACCCCTCGGCGTCGTACATCTACGCCATCAACGAGAACGCCGACGCCTTCTGGGTACCCAGCGGGAAGTTCGACCGGAGCCTCGTCACAATCGAGTCCACCGACGAGCAGGGCCGGAAGGTCGGCACCTACGGCCCGCTCCCCGAGAACGGGAAGACGGTCCAGTACCATCAGGTCCCGCTGACGTGGACCTACTACCTCGGGTTCAACACCGAGCAGGTCGAGAAGCCAGTCCGGCAGGCCATCGCGTACGTCCTGAACCAGCAGACGCAGGTCGAGAAAGTCCACGAGGGGCGCGGGTCGCGGGCGGCCCATCTCACGCCGCCGGGTCTCTACCCCGGCGGGAACGCGGCGTACCGGGACCACGCCGAACGGTACCCCTACGGACTCACCGAGACGCGCTTCGAGGCCGCCAAAGCGGTCCTCGCCGACGCGGGGTACGGCCCGGACAACCCCGCGAGCGTTCGGCTCACCGTCTACGAGGTGGCGGCGTGGAAGGAGACGGCGACGCTCCTGCGGGACAAACTCGCTCGCGTCGGCATCGACCTGACCGTCGAGCAGTCGCCGTTCTCCGCCATCGCCGAGCGCGGCCGGAACGGGCAACTCGACGCCTTCTCCTACGGGTGGACGATGGACTACCCATCGCCCGACAGCTTCCTCAAGATTCTCTACCCGCCCTCGTCGGACACCTACTTCTTCCGGTGGGGCGACACGCCCGCCGCCGAGCGCGCGACGGCGGCGTGGGAGCGCGTCCTCGACCACCCGTCCGCGAGCGAGCGCGACCGGCAGGCCCGCGTCGAGGCCTACCGCGAGATGGAGACCGCTAACTGGGAGGACGTGGTTGCACTCCCGCTCCATCATCCGGTCGGCGAGGGGTTCTACTACGATTGGGTGGACGTGCCCAAGACCGGCGCGGCCGGATTCTCGAAGCACAAGTACAACCACGTCGAAGTCGGCGAGCGAGAGTAG
- a CDS encoding HEWD family protein, whose protein sequence is MVELDPPSERECQRCGRRDVWDPDETTWRIDGAARAGNPHCIHEWDINGAYRPIRD, encoded by the coding sequence ATGGTCGAACTGGACCCGCCGAGCGAACGGGAGTGTCAGCGATGCGGTCGTCGGGACGTGTGGGACCCCGACGAGACGACGTGGCGAATCGACGGCGCGGCGCGCGCCGGGAACCCCCACTGCATCCACGAGTGGGACATCAACGGCGCGTATCGCCCGATTCGGGACTGA
- a CDS encoding RAD55 family ATPase yields MARRLSTGIDVLDRKLDGGLPTGSVVALSAPPASQAELLLYEFTAARQTLYLSTDRDEAAVTEALERAPGHTGSPDVRRVPGDAPLDHSQRLFRRLPEDSNLIVDPIDLLEKQDEGRYRNFLNDLQNHLHNTDGVAVLHCLDGRAVPDARDITEHVADVVFQLHTEYSGDTVETRLAVPKFRGGRALPETIKLELAESVRIDTSRDIA; encoded by the coding sequence GTGGCACGGCGTCTCTCGACCGGCATCGACGTGTTAGATAGAAAACTCGACGGCGGGCTTCCGACCGGGAGCGTGGTGGCACTGTCGGCACCGCCAGCGAGTCAGGCGGAGTTGTTGCTGTACGAGTTCACCGCGGCTCGCCAGACGCTCTATCTCTCGACGGACCGCGACGAGGCGGCCGTGACCGAGGCGCTGGAGCGCGCGCCGGGCCACACCGGCTCGCCGGACGTGCGGCGGGTCCCCGGCGACGCGCCGCTGGACCACTCCCAGCGACTCTTCCGGCGACTGCCCGAGGACTCGAATCTCATCGTGGACCCCATCGACCTGCTGGAAAAACAGGACGAGGGGCGGTATCGCAACTTCCTGAACGACCTGCAGAATCACCTGCACAACACCGACGGCGTGGCCGTCCTCCACTGTCTCGACGGCCGCGCGGTGCCCGACGCCCGCGACATCACCGAACACGTCGCCGACGTGGTGTTCCAACTTCACACCGAGTACTCGGGCGACACGGTCGAGACCCGCCTCGCGGTGCCGAAGTTCCGGGGCGGCCGCGCGCTCCCCGAGACCATCAAACTCGAACTCGCCGAGTCGGTCCGCATCGACACGAGTCGGGACATCGCGTGA
- a CDS encoding IS6 family transposase, translated as MTQNDRLSGSSSWIDLEFVERERTPKPAIEVGIRLHLAGLSLSNTKRELEKLGVERSRTAIHNWVQKADLQPTSDTIPNQIAVDETVIRVNGERCWLYAAVNPATNEFLHVRLFQTLTTQFTLLFFRELHEKQQVEQATFLVDGAHHLQAALTRLGLRFQYVRHGNRNRVERVFREVKRRTSSFSNAFRNAELETAESWLQAFAVWHNSCQT; from the coding sequence ATGACCCAAAACGACCGCCTCAGTGGTTCTAGTTCGTGGATTGACTTGGAGTTTGTGGAGCGAGAGCGGACACCCAAGCCCGCGATTGAAGTGGGTATTCGTCTCCATTTGGCGGGACTTTCACTTTCGAATACCAAACGAGAGCTTGAAAAGTTGGGTGTCGAACGGAGTCGGACTGCCATCCACAATTGGGTGCAGAAAGCCGATTTACAGCCGACCAGCGACACAATTCCGAATCAGATCGCGGTGGACGAGACGGTGATTCGGGTCAATGGTGAGCGGTGCTGGCTGTACGCCGCGGTCAATCCTGCGACGAACGAATTCCTTCATGTTCGGTTGTTTCAGACGCTTACGACACAATTCACTCTGCTGTTCTTTAGAGAACTCCACGAGAAACAGCAGGTCGAGCAAGCCACGTTTTTGGTCGATGGAGCGCACCATCTTCAGGCCGCGCTGACGCGGTTAGGCCTCCGATTTCAGTATGTTCGCCACGGAAATCGGAATCGCGTCGAACGTGTTTTCCGCGAGGTAAAACGACGAACTTCTTCGTTTTCGAACGCGTTCCGCAACGCCGAGCTAGAAACAGCAGAATCGTGGTTGCAAGCCTTCGCCGTCTGGCACAATTCATGCCAAACTTAA